A portion of the Alphaproteobacteria bacterium genome contains these proteins:
- the mutY gene encoding A/G-specific adenine glycosylase: MAKRRQTIDQKLLAWYDKNRRELPWRAAAGAVQNPYYVWVSEIMLQQTTVPAVMKYFPRFIHRFPTVTALAVANLDDVLTLWQGLGYYARARNLHKCAGVLVRDYGGEFPTTKKALMELPGIGDYTAGAIAAIAFDQSEYAVDANVERVIARLFAVRDPLPKSKPQIINHAAKLTPQKRAGDYLQAMMDLGAGLCSIDAPQCTVCPLTNNCMAREKNIAVGLPVKIKNKNKPVRYGQAFIVINDKKQIFLRKRAGKSMLGDMIEVPSSNWDHKSAEKKSSLSAPKGTGWDKLKSKVRHSFTHFDLELDLYVANMNRHPFDGGFWHNINKLDQVALPTLFKKTIRLGIGKI; encoded by the coding sequence ATGGCAAAACGTCGTCAAACGATAGATCAAAAATTACTGGCCTGGTATGATAAAAACCGGCGCGAATTGCCTTGGCGCGCGGCCGCCGGAGCCGTTCAAAACCCATATTATGTTTGGGTTTCCGAAATTATGCTGCAACAAACCACGGTGCCGGCGGTGATGAAATATTTCCCGCGCTTCATCCATCGCTTCCCAACGGTCACGGCGCTGGCGGTGGCAAATTTAGACGATGTTTTAACGCTATGGCAGGGGCTTGGATACTATGCCCGCGCGCGGAATTTACACAAATGCGCTGGCGTTTTGGTGCGCGATTATGGCGGCGAATTCCCCACAACGAAAAAAGCACTGATGGAATTGCCAGGTATCGGCGATTACACGGCCGGTGCGATTGCCGCTATCGCTTTCGATCAAAGTGAATATGCGGTGGATGCCAATGTAGAGCGGGTTATCGCAAGGTTATTTGCGGTTCGCGACCCATTGCCTAAATCAAAACCGCAAATAATTAATCACGCCGCAAAACTGACGCCGCAGAAACGCGCCGGCGATTATTTGCAAGCGATGATGGATTTGGGCGCGGGGCTTTGTTCGATCGATGCTCCGCAATGTACGGTTTGTCCGCTGACAAATAACTGCATGGCGCGCGAGAAGAATATTGCGGTGGGGTTGCCGGTTAAAATTAAAAACAAAAATAAACCGGTGCGGTATGGGCAGGCATTCATTGTCATCAACGACAAAAAACAAATTTTTCTGCGCAAACGCGCCGGCAAATCGATGCTGGGCGACATGATCGAGGTGCCATCGTCCAATTGGGATCATAAAAGCGCAGAGAAAAAATCCAGCCTGTCTGCGCCAAAAGGAACGGGTTGGGATAAATTAAAATCCAAAGTGCGGCACAGTTTTACCCATTTTGACCTCGAGCTGGATCTTTATGTGGCAAATATGAACCGGCATCCGTTTGATGGCGGATTTTGGCATAATATCAATAAGTTGGATCAGGTTGCCCTGCCGACTCTATTTAAAAAAACCATCCGTTTGGGGATCGGTAAAATCTAA
- a CDS encoding DUF721 domain-containing protein, producing MDQNEIEIYSADDSEPYPVVRRPGSYLKPASSLVPQLLQQIPGFDARLAQLLTQWGNIIGAPLNQFCAPDKIIQSRKDDPCILQLRVMGAAALEIQHQQPQIIERINSYFGHRLIHGLRLVQGYMPNKTAATAKPVMRPAKPSEIPANLNEIEQPELRESLAKLAASLD from the coding sequence ATGGACCAAAACGAGATTGAAATTTATTCTGCCGACGACAGCGAACCATATCCGGTGGTCCGCAGGCCAGGTTCTTATTTGAAACCGGCTTCCAGCCTGGTGCCGCAATTATTACAGCAAATTCCTGGGTTTGATGCCCGTCTGGCGCAATTATTGACGCAATGGGGCAATATTATCGGCGCGCCGTTAAATCAATTCTGCGCCCCCGATAAAATTATCCAAAGCCGCAAGGACGATCCATGTATATTGCAATTGCGGGTCATGGGGGCGGCGGCGCTGGAAATTCAGCATCAACAGCCGCAAATCATTGAACGGATTAATAGTTATTTTGGCCATCGTTTAATTCATGGCTTGCGGTTGGTACAAGGTTATATGCCAAACAAAACCGCCGCCACCGCAAAGCCGGTTATGCGCCCCGCCAAACCTTCTGAAATTCCAGCCAATTTAAACGAAATAGAACAGCCGGAATTGCGAGAAAGCCTGGCCAAATTGGCGGCCAGTTTAGATTGA
- a CDS encoding DsbA family protein codes for MRKIIIMMLAFVAVIYAAGFIYGVIAYKNDPFKRISSIEVQQALAADNHADTTPAAPENTKPAKTQGAKIPAAAVPDRVLGNPKAPVAIVEYASLTCPHCAHFHKEILPEIKKNYVDTGLVKLIFRPFPFDGIALKGSIMAYCLPEAQFYPFIDAIYSSQEEWVRGNNPEAELKKIARLAGLTEEKYKECSGEKSALNKQILETRMKAEKELGISSTPTFLIGGEKIEGAKPFEEFKAVLDNQLKQGKVQK; via the coding sequence GTGCGCAAAATAATAATCATGATGTTGGCATTTGTCGCTGTTATCTATGCAGCTGGATTTATTTACGGCGTTATTGCTTATAAAAACGATCCATTCAAACGCATCTCTTCGATTGAAGTGCAACAAGCGTTGGCAGCGGATAACCACGCCGATACAACGCCAGCGGCGCCGGAAAACACCAAACCCGCTAAAACTCAAGGCGCAAAAATCCCAGCCGCCGCCGTACCGGATCGCGTATTGGGCAATCCAAAAGCACCGGTTGCCATTGTGGAATATGCATCCTTGACTTGTCCGCACTGCGCGCATTTTCACAAAGAAATTTTGCCGGAAATTAAAAAGAATTATGTCGACACCGGCCTGGTAAAATTAATTTTCCGCCCATTTCCGTTTGACGGCATCGCGTTAAAAGGCAGCATTATGGCCTATTGCTTGCCGGAAGCGCAGTTTTATCCATTTATCGATGCGATTTATTCCAGTCAAGAGGAATGGGTACGCGGCAATAACCCGGAAGCGGAACTGAAAAAAATCGCCCGTCTGGCAGGCTTGACCGAAGAAAAATACAAGGAATGTTCCGGTGAAAAAAGCGCCCTGAACAAACAGATTCTGGAAACCCGCATGAAAGCCGAAAAAGAATTGGGCATTTCATCGACCCCGACTTTTTTGATTGGCGGAGAGAAAATCGAAGGCGCCAAGCCGTTTGAGGAATTTAAAGCTGTTCTGGACAATCAATTGAAACAAGGCAAAGTCCAAAAGTAA